A stretch of DNA from Candidatus Fonsibacter ubiquis:
GGAAAATTAGTAAAACTTAAATGCATAAAAACAATGCGCTTATGTAAGATTCTGTTATGTTTTAAATTATGTAGTAATGCCATAGGAACAACTTCAGTGTTGGGTACGAAAAATATTGCAGTACCAGCAACTCTTTTTGGCGGATTTTTTTTAATTTGAGATAAAAACTTTTTGATTTTTACTGATCCATCCCAACGTGCTTTAAGCATTCTTTCTCTACCGCTAATCCAACTAATCATCATTAATACTATTGCAAACGCTATAAGAATTGGAACCCAACCTCCTTCGAAAAATTTAAATAAATTAGATGAGAAGAATGCAATGTCCATAATTAATAAAAATAGAAAAATAGGAATAAAAATTAATTTATTCCAACCTCTTACAAAAATAAGTAGGAATGTTGCAAGAATAGTATCAATCAACATAGCCCCAGTTACAGAAATTCCATAAGCGGCTGCTAAGTTTTCAGAGCTCTTAAAACCTAATATAAGCAATGCAACTCCAACAAATAAAAGTATGTTAATTTTAGACAAATAAACTTCACCATACTCATTAGTAGAAGTATGTTTAATTCTAAGTCTAGGAATATAACCTAATTGAACCGCCTGACTTGTTATTGAAAAAACTCCAGATATTACAGCTTGAGAAGCGATAATAGTTGCTGTGGATGCTAAAATGATCAGTGGAATTAATGCCCAATCCGGTCCTAATCTAAAAAAAGGATTATCGATGGTTTTAGGATCAGAAATTAACAATGCGCCTTGCCCATAATAATTTAGTAGAAGAGCAGGAAAAACTATTATTAACCAAGAAGTTTGAATTGGTTTTCTACCAAAGTGACCTATATCTGTATAAAGAGCTTCAGCACCAGTTATTGCAAGTACCACGACTCCTAAAATTGTTATTGCAATTCCTTGATGTTTGAACAAAAAATTTAATCCGTAAATTGGATCTAGAGCTTTTAAAATTTGAGGTTTGTTTAATATTTCAAACAATCCTAAAGCTGCAATAGTGACAAACCAAACTAACATTATAGGTCCAAAAACTGCACCAACTTTTCCAGTTCCAAACCTTTCAACTGCAAAAAGAATAGAGACAAGTCCTAAAGAAATATAAATAATATAAGGTTCTAAATCAGGTGATAAAACTTTTAATCCCTCCACTGCGCTCAAAACAGAAATAGCAGGAGTGATAACGCTATCACCAAAAAATAAAGCAGCACCAATTGTACCAAGTATAGTAACTATCCATTTAGTTTTAGGTTTTTTACCTATTTTTCTTATTAATAAAGCTGTTAATGCGAACACACCTCCTTCGCCATGGTTGTCTGCACGCATTATAATAAAGATATATTTAATGCTAACCACAATAATTAAAGACCAAGTGATTAAAGATAAAACTCCAAAAACTGAGTTAACAGTTCCAGTGCCACTTTCTTTAGCGGCTTCTACTGATAGTTTAAGAGCGTAAAGTGGGGACGTTCCTATATCTCCAAACACAACACCAAGTGCTGCAATAATCAAAAGAGGTAGACTTCTACCATTTTTATGATTCATGAGGGCTTTATTTATATATAAATTTGGCAAATCTCTAATGATTTGTTTTTCTAACTATAAATTCAGCAAATATCATATATAAAAATGTGACTATAAAATACGCTTTACTCAATTACTCGAACAAACAACAAAACTACTTCAACTTAAGCACGAACAACTTATCAATTTAATATTTTATAAAATAATAATGAGAACAAAATTTAAAATTTTTATATTGGGATGCAAAGATGTCATTCCTTTATTGATCCCGGTAGTTCCCTTTGGAATTATTTTTGGTGTTGTTGGAATTGAGTCTGGATTGGGGGCGACGATTACTTTTTTAATGTCGATTATTATCTTTGCAGGATCATCACAACTGGCTTTTACTCAACTTTTTACCAGTGGTGCAACCGCTCCTGTTATTGTTAGTTCTGTTGCAATTGTAAATTCAAGACATTTTTTATACAGTGCAGTGATTGCTCAATATTTAACCAAATTGAAATTGTTTTGGAAAATAATTTTATCTTATTTTCTAACGGATCAAGCTTTTATTGTTTCTCAAAAATATTTTAAACAACAGCCAAAAAATAATCTTAGACATTATCATTTATTAGGCTCTGGATTTACACTTTGGTTTATTTGGCAACTTTCAACAATTACCGGGATTGTTGTAGGTGAAGTTATTCCAAAAGAATTAAATCTAGCTTTTGCAGTTCCTTTAACTTTCATTTCGCTAATTATTGTAGATATGAAAAAGTTAGATCATTTAATTGTTGCAATCACGTCAGGTATTTTTGCAGTAATTTTTTTTAATTTACCTCTTAGAACTTATATAATTGTTGCTGCGGCTGCTGGAATTTTAGTTGCTTACGGATTAACTCATACAAAACTTTATAGAAAATAAAATGCTTTGGACAACATTAATATTAGCAGGTCTTGTTACTTTTTTTACTCGTTTTTCAATGATTGCATTATTAAAAAAAGATTATTTTTCGCCACGTGTAAAATTAGTTTTAAGTTATGTCCCAAGCGCAGTCTTTCCAGCAATTATTTTTCCAGCTGTTTTTTTAAATTCTACAGGTCAGTTAGTATTTTTTGATAATCCAAAAGTTTTAGCTGCTTTAATTGCAGTATTAGTTGGCTATTTAACAGAAAGTGTAATTGCTACTATTCTATCTGGTCTTGCAGTTTTGTGGTTATTAATCTTTTTTATTTAATCGATGTTTAAAAAAGTTTTATCACTTCCAAAAACTGTTTGGTTAATTGGATGCATCAGCCTTATTAATGACAGTGCGAGTGAAATGGTTTATCCGCTTCTTCCACTTTATTTATCAAGTGTATTATTAGCAGGTCCGAAAGTACTCGGAATAATTGAAGGTATTGCAGAAGCAACTTCTAGTTTGCTTAGATTAGTTACAGGAGTTATTTTTGATAGGACAAGGAAGGCAAAGCCGTGGTTAGTATTTGGTTATGGAATTGCAGGAATTAGCAGACCTTTAATTGCATTTATTAGTTCATGGCCAGCATTACTTCTTATTAGGTTTGCAGATCGAGTGGGTAAAGGAGTTAGATCATCCCCAAGAGATGCATTGCTTGCAAATAGTACCGATAAAAAAAACTATGGCTTAGTCTTTGGTTTTCATCGCGCCATGGATAATGCAGGCGCAATTATTGGACCATTGATCGCTGCACTATTAGTTGGCATCGGTATATCATTACAGAATATTTTTCTATTAGCACTAGCTCCTGCAATTTTAGCAGTTTCATTATCTTTAATGATTAAAGAAAAAAAATTTAAACCTATTAAAAATCAAAAAATTAAATGGTCATTTCAAGGAATGCCAAAAATTTTTAAAAAGTATTTATGGGCTGTTGCCTTTTTTACATTAGCATGTTCATCAGATTTATTTTTATTATTTAGATTGAAAGAGTTGGGTGTAGAAAATTATCAAATTCCTATAATATGGGCAGGGGTCTCTTTAGTAACCACAGTTTTTTGTACACCATTTTCTGCTCTTTCAGATAAATATGGAAGGCTTAAGTTTTTAGCATTAGGCTGGATTGCTTATATTTTATTTTATTTATTTATGGCCCAGGCAAATTCTTTAAATTTTACTATTTGGATTTTATTTGGGTTTTATGGATTATTTAAAGCAGCCACAGAAGGAGTAGAGCGAGCATTTGTTGCAGATCTTACCAAAATTAACCAACGTGGTACTGCATTTGGTTGGTTTAATCTGGTAACAGGCCTAATGTTATTTCCCGCTTCATTTATTTTTGGGTTCTTGTATGAAAGTTATGGTGTTCAAATTGCATTTTTATTCTCAGCTATTTCATCAATCATTGCACTTATTATTCTTGCAGGCTGCAGAAATAAGTCTGTTTAATTTGAGTAATATTGATTAGTATTTTCAGATAGCTTAAAAAATTAAAAAAATGCTACGTGCTATATTTATTATTTTCTTTTTCCAACTTTTAGGAGAAGCAATCAAAAAATTTTTTGAAATGCGAATTCCAGGTCCTGTATTAGGACTTATTCTTCTACTTATTGTATTAATATTTTTAAAAAGGTTTAAAACTGTAGCCATTACAAATTTAAAAGAAGATGTAATTAATACCTCAAATTATATCTTAAATTATCTTTCACTTTTATTTGTTCCAATTGGCGTTGGTGTTGTGATGCACCTTTCTTATTTGGAAAATAATCTTTTTAAAGTTCTAATTATTGTTTTTATATCTACTATTTTAACCATTGGTCTGACCGCATTTTTAATGGAAAAAATAAATAAACGAATTAATAAGAAATGATTGAGAAGGATAAGCTTTATAGTATTTGGGTTTATTTGCAGGCAGAACCATTATTTTGGTTAACCTTAACCATTGGTTCTTATTTAATAGGAGATTATTTTTATAAAAAATCAAAATTATTTCCGCTCGTAAATCCAGTTGCAATTTCAATATTTATTGTATCACTGGTCTTAATTAATCTTGATATTTCCTACGAGCGATATTTTGATGGCGCCAAATTTATTCATTTTATGTTAGGGCCAGCAACGGTAGCTCTTGCAATTCCAATTTATAAGCAATTCAAAGTCATTCAAAAAGAAGCTTTAAGTATTTCGGCCTCACTTATAGCTGGAAGTTTGTTTGCAATTATTTCAACTTTTATTTTATGTGAAATTTTTAAAATAGATGATCAGGTTTTATTTAGTATGCTTCCACGAAGTGCGACAGCTCCTATTGCTATGGGTATTGCGGATTTAATTGGGGGAATTCCATCGCTTACGGCCATTATAACAATCTTAACAGGAATTATGGGTGCTTCTTTTGGAACTTTTGCTTTAGATTTTTTAAAACTAAAAGATATGTCAGCAAGAGGTTTCGGATTAGGTCTGGCTTCGCATGGAATTGGAACTGCAAGAGCTATGAGCAGAAATGAAACAGCAGGAGTTTTTGCAGCTTTAGCGCTTGGTTTAAATGGTATTGCAACCGCAATATTAGTTCCGCTATTATTTAAGTTATTAAATATTTTTTAATCATGGGTTTAAAAAACTCTCCAGATAATTATGGTCTTATAAGTAAGAATCTTCACTGGATTTTAGCAGTTCTACTTTTATTAAATTTTTTTTTGGGATTTATTATGGGAGATTTAGAAAGAGGCCCTTTACGATCATCCTTATTTCATTTTCATAAATCAATGGGAATACTATTGCTTGGACTAATTATTTTAAGATTATTGTGGAGGGTAATTAATACTACACCCATACATTTATCTAATAATCAACTTATTAAAAGAATTTCAAAATTTGTTCATTATTCATTTTATTTAATTTTATTAATAGTCACATTTAGTGGATGGATTTATTCAACTGCAAGAGCAGGTCCTGTTGATGTTTTTGGATTATTTTATATGCCTGCAATTGTAGAAAAAAATGACGTTATCGGTCAAATAGCAAAAGATATACATATTTATTCAGTTTATATTTTCATTTCTTTTGTGATCATTCATATTTTTGCAAGCATTTATCATCATTTTTTTTTAAAGGATAAAACCTTAAAGAGAATGTGGTATTGAAATATATAATGATTATCTGTGGTTTCTTAATTTAATTGCTTTTTTTAAATATAGTATTAAGTTTAATTTATATGGCAACATACGAATGTCCAAAATGTAAAATGTCCGCAAACATAACTTGTGGAAAATGTGGAGCGCCTTTAAAAGATTCTTCATTAAAGTTAGATAATGGACAAAAAGTTCAAATCTGCGAGTGTCCTAACGGTCATGGAAAAATTAAAAGTCCTTTGTGCTGTGGCCAGGATATGAGCTGTCAGGTTGCCTAGTAAATATTTAACAATCTAAAATTTATATAGCGTAGTAGAAAAGATGAGACAAGTTTACGTTAATGGAGATTATAAAAGAGAGGATGAAGCCAAAGTTTCAATCTTTGATAGAGGTCTATTATTTTCAGATTCTATATATGAAGTAACCTCAGTAATTAATGGAAAATTAATTGATTTTAATCATCATATGAAAAGATTAGATCGCTCTATGACTGAATTAAAATTTAAAAGTTTCATTAAACATAATGAAATCTTGGAATTTCATAGAAAACTTATTGAATTAAATAATTTAAAAGAAGGAATGGTCTACACCCAGGTAACCCGAGGGGTTGTAGATAGAAGTTTTGATATGCCAAAAGAAGCCATCAAACCTACAGTGCTTGCTTTTACTCAAGAGAAAAAAATTTTAGAATCTGATGCTGCAAAAAATGGAATTAAAGTGATGACACTTGAAGATATGAGATGGAAAAGAAACGATATTAAGACTACACAATTATTATATGCAAGCATGGCAAAGTCTGAAGCCACAGCTAAAGGTTTTGATGATGCATGGATGTTAAGGCAGGGTAATGTAACCGAAGGCAGTTCTAACAATGCTTGGATAGTAAAAGGTAAAATTATTATGACAAGACATTCTAATAATTTAATTTTAAGCGGAATAACGAGAGAGGCTGTTTTAAAATGTGCAAAAGATTTAGGTTATGAGGTTGTAACTAAAAATTTTACATTACAAGATGCTCAGTCTGCAAATGAAGCCTTTGTAACATCAGCAACTGCCTTAGTAACTCCAGTTGTAAAAATTAATACAAGCCAAATCGGCGATGGAAAACCTGGTAATTTTGTTAAAGCTTTAAGAGCAGAGTATATAAAGCAGGCCTTAGAGACTGCAATTTAATTTTAAGTGTTATTGATTTTACTCGCCCAAAATTTATCTAAAAAGTAATACCACACCCCATTAATTATTGGCTCAACCAAAGCATCTACTGCTGCAAGTTCTAAACTTGAGCCGGTAATAAAAACATTACAAGTTGCAGCAATAATAATGTGCCCAATTGTATAAATAATTGCTCTTGCAATGCTTGATCCGATTAATTGTTTTTTTATTGCATTGAAGAACCCGCTATCAAATTCAGCCATAAGAAATAATATAGACCTTAGGTGTTAAAATTCAATGTGTAAGTTTGTTAATTATAGAATTATTATGTGAATCTGTTATTAAATTTTAAAAAATGAATATTTCAATTTTATTTACAATAATTTTTATAATTTT
This window harbors:
- a CDS encoding potassium transporter Kup; amino-acid sequence: MNHKNGRSLPLLIIAALGVVFGDIGTSPLYALKLSVEAAKESGTGTVNSVFGVLSLITWSLIIVVSIKYIFIIMRADNHGEGGVFALTALLIRKIGKKPKTKWIVTILGTIGAALFFGDSVITPAISVLSAVEGLKVLSPDLEPYIIYISLGLVSILFAVERFGTGKVGAVFGPIMLVWFVTIAALGLFEILNKPQILKALDPIYGLNFLFKHQGIAITILGVVVLAITGAEALYTDIGHFGRKPIQTSWLIIVFPALLLNYYGQGALLISDPKTIDNPFFRLGPDWALIPLIILASTATIIASQAVISGVFSITSQAVQLGYIPRLRIKHTSTNEYGEVYLSKINILLFVGVALLILGFKSSENLAAAYGISVTGAMLIDTILATFLLIFVRGWNKLIFIPIFLFLLIMDIAFFSSNLFKFFEGGWVPILIAFAIVLMMISWISGRERMLKARWDGSVKIKKFLSQIKKNPPKRVAGTAIFFVPNTEVVPMALLHNLKHNRILHKRIVFMHLSFTNFPKLGDDERVIIKRYPNNFYNIIVRYGFQEEPNIPRVLALIRATEFKFSMLDTSFFIGKVKVVSKNTNIFSRLFILMHRTMLGATEYYKIPKDRTVEIGGVIEI
- a CDS encoding AzlC family ABC transporter permease encodes the protein MRTKFKIFILGCKDVIPLLIPVVPFGIIFGVVGIESGLGATITFLMSIIIFAGSSQLAFTQLFTSGATAPVIVSSVAIVNSRHFLYSAVIAQYLTKLKLFWKIILSYFLTDQAFIVSQKYFKQQPKNNLRHYHLLGSGFTLWFIWQLSTITGIVVGEVIPKELNLAFAVPLTFISLIIVDMKKLDHLIVAITSGIFAVIFFNLPLRTYIIVAAAAGILVAYGLTHTKLYRK
- a CDS encoding AzlD domain-containing protein; the protein is MLWTTLILAGLVTFFTRFSMIALLKKDYFSPRVKLVLSYVPSAVFPAIIFPAVFLNSTGQLVFFDNPKVLAALIAVLVGYLTESVIATILSGLAVLWLLIFFI
- a CDS encoding MFS transporter, with amino-acid sequence MFKKVLSLPKTVWLIGCISLINDSASEMVYPLLPLYLSSVLLAGPKVLGIIEGIAEATSSLLRLVTGVIFDRTRKAKPWLVFGYGIAGISRPLIAFISSWPALLLIRFADRVGKGVRSSPRDALLANSTDKKNYGLVFGFHRAMDNAGAIIGPLIAALLVGIGISLQNIFLLALAPAILAVSLSLMIKEKKFKPIKNQKIKWSFQGMPKIFKKYLWAVAFFTLACSSDLFLLFRLKELGVENYQIPIIWAGVSLVTTVFCTPFSALSDKYGRLKFLALGWIAYILFYLFMAQANSLNFTIWILFGFYGLFKAATEGVERAFVADLTKINQRGTAFGWFNLVTGLMLFPASFIFGFLYESYGVQIAFLFSAISSIIALIILAGCRNKSV
- a CDS encoding CidA/LrgA family protein yields the protein MLRAIFIIFFFQLLGEAIKKFFEMRIPGPVLGLILLLIVLIFLKRFKTVAITNLKEDVINTSNYILNYLSLLFVPIGVGVVMHLSYLENNLFKVLIIVFISTILTIGLTAFLMEKINKRINKK
- a CDS encoding LrgB family protein, with protein sequence MIEKDKLYSIWVYLQAEPLFWLTLTIGSYLIGDYFYKKSKLFPLVNPVAISIFIVSLVLINLDISYERYFDGAKFIHFMLGPATVALAIPIYKQFKVIQKEALSISASLIAGSLFAIISTFILCEIFKIDDQVLFSMLPRSATAPIAMGIADLIGGIPSLTAIITILTGIMGASFGTFALDFLKLKDMSARGFGLGLASHGIGTARAMSRNETAGVFAALALGLNGIATAILVPLLFKLLNIF
- a CDS encoding cytochrome b — encoded protein: MGLKNSPDNYGLISKNLHWILAVLLLLNFFLGFIMGDLERGPLRSSLFHFHKSMGILLLGLIILRLLWRVINTTPIHLSNNQLIKRISKFVHYSFYLILLIVTFSGWIYSTARAGPVDVFGLFYMPAIVEKNDVIGQIAKDIHIYSVYIFISFVIIHIFASIYHHFFLKDKTLKRMWY
- a CDS encoding D-amino acid aminotransferase — protein: MRQVYVNGDYKREDEAKVSIFDRGLLFSDSIYEVTSVINGKLIDFNHHMKRLDRSMTELKFKSFIKHNEILEFHRKLIELNNLKEGMVYTQVTRGVVDRSFDMPKEAIKPTVLAFTQEKKILESDAAKNGIKVMTLEDMRWKRNDIKTTQLLYASMAKSEATAKGFDDAWMLRQGNVTEGSSNNAWIVKGKIIMTRHSNNLILSGITREAVLKCAKDLGYEVVTKNFTLQDAQSANEAFVTSATALVTPVVKINTSQIGDGKPGNFVKALRAEYIKQALETAI
- a CDS encoding DUF2061 domain-containing protein: MAEFDSGFFNAIKKQLIGSSIARAIIYTIGHIIIAATCNVFITGSSLELAAVDALVEPIINGVWYYFLDKFWASKINNT